Part of the Xenopus tropicalis strain Nigerian chromosome 3, UCB_Xtro_10.0, whole genome shotgun sequence genome, GGCTGGGACAGAGTGAGACAGATGTTGTTCAGATCCAGGAATGAACTGTCACAGATGTTCTCCTTATGTTGGCTTCGACTTTCCCGGAATCTAAGCAGACTTTTCTTTAGAAGAAGAGAGCTGAGGTATATTGCACATCTCAACAATTACAAATGCATCCCCTGTCACAGCATGGCAAAAAGAACAGTATCAAGATACTTAACTATGGGGTTTCCAAGCTGAGCATGGATAGTTACGTGGGTCTACCTGGGGACATTAGCTTCACCAATAAATCTCTAAAATAGGGAGAGTATGAGACTCTCCTTTGTCAGGTGTGGGCCCTTGACTATGTTGGAGGCAGACTGTTGAAGCAGTAAAacgggtgccagtggttcttaatctTAAACAATAACTTCTTTATTAACAGGTAAATGTTCAGATCACTTGGGGATAACACAGTAAAAGTAGCACAATATTTAGCTTAGATACTCACAAACACTCTCCCAAAGTTAATGTTACTCAGAGATCAATAACAGGACATCAGTTAACCAAGGCATCCTGAGCTCTCAGCCCTCTTTACCCCTAGGTCTGTCACTAATCTTGGGTGGAGTACCCAGGACCCCAGTACCTACTGAACCTCCTTGGTGGAGCTAAGCCTGCTCACCAGCTACCCTACTTCTATCTATCACTTCTAGAGTGATCTATTATAGGGAACAACCTCACAACTCGTTAAGCCCACCTTTACCTAGGCTCCAATCTTCCTTTCCTTCTACCTAAGGGAAATTCAAGAAGGAGAAAAAACAGAACTTGTGTGCTTTAACCTTTACACTTTAGAACCTTGACATCTACTGGCCAGTTCCTGAATTGCTGGCAGCATCCTATAACACAGGAAAGGCCCTTTTATGCTAAGAACCCACTTAGTTGTGAACTAGGAGACTACCAAGATCTAGGCTATCTCGGTATCAGATTTAGCAGATATAAAAGTCTCAAACATAGTAAGAGGGCGCAGATTTTTTCTGTTGCAGATGGCTCTCTAAAATGTCATCATCACCTACGGATGCTCCATTGAACCTTTGATGTTACATCATTGGAGCATCTCCGTAGGTGATGATGTCATTTTAGTGAGCCTTCTTGTTAGTGTTTTACAGACCATGTGACTAAACATTATTACATCCTGAGGAAGTGCGGCGATCCATGAGAAACACGTAGGGAGCTTTGTTTTGTGAGTTTCCCCGTTTGGTCtatttttcaaatattaaaattataCAACACTATTTGGCATGTCTCTCTGCAGCAAATGCAGAAGATGgattcattttgcattttgtgtttatttcttttttttctggccttgaaagtcgtataaacttaaATTTGATCGCTGTTGAATTTCTAAAATGTCAccataatgcttgaatcattcatttcccaaacaggaagtgctccagcagccattttaggggcatttttgaaaaacaataatatgtttaagtttcacttttaACCTTCTGTACACAAGTGGAATATATTTTATGTCTCTTTAAAAAAATCTTGGAAAGGGCAACACATTCATTTGACCGGGTCACTCAAAGACCTAAAGtttttttagattattttaaagtacaggtatgggatcccttatccggaaacccgttatccagaaagctccgaattacggaaagtcgtctcccatagactccattttaatcaaataattcagaattttaaaactgatttcccttttctccgtagttataaaaaagaaccttgtacttgatcccaactaagatacaaataatccttattggattcaaaacaattctattggatttaattgcagttttattgattctttagtagacttaaggtatggagatccaaattatggatcccttatccggaatacccttagtcctgagcattctggataacaggtcctatacctgtataaagtatTAGCTTTTATTTAATCTTTGACTACCTATCATTGCATCCCAATAGGGAGAGAAAGCTCATATATAAATAGGGAACATAAAGGTTACAAGATACAAACCAAAGATTGTGAGCAATGGCCGTGGCTTCTGCTAAAGAACTTTCTGGCCCCTCAGTCAGGGCAGAGgggtaaatgtaatttctacacCAGCTAAGGGGCAAAGGTGgctgaggaggtgagcaggaaccttgactctgGAATGGGAGTGGATGTGATCTTTTTAGACTTTGCTGAAGCGTACTGTACAGATGGCTGAATGAAAGATTACAAACACTGGTGGTAAATAGAGCAttttaattggaccagtgtggttagtgggtaccgcaggggtcagtccttggtcctttgctttttaacttgtttattaatgaccttaatGTAGGTATTGAAAGTACTttattttttgctgatgacactaaattgtgcagaactataagttccatgcaggatgctgccactttgcagagcgatttgacaaaattggaaaactgggcagcaaatcggaaaatgagtagtgatgagctaaattttttGCCAAGTTCCACCATAAAATggctcatagacttcaatggctgCAAAATGAAGGTCACGTTGTAAAAAAAGCCACacagtaaatcattttttttgctgtgaaacagaataaattcattcatcactaaaaatgaggtccagcgtgtgtgtgtgtgtgtatatatatatatgcactggggtttgGTTAGAGAGGTTGAACTTGaaagactttggtcttttttccaactcaactatgtaactatatacttcCAAAGAGCAGTTTTAATctcattgtttctcaggctgtatacaaTGGGATTGAAACATGgtgttccaactgtgtatagaagggacagcattttattgatattgaagttatggcccttggatggcaccatataaactattatcacagtcccatagtacatgcacacaactattaaatgggagctgcaagtggagaaggctttgtgtcttccttcagtagaggagatcctgagaatggcaaggctgatggcaacataagtgtaaatgatgaagcaGAAAGGGAGCAGAGTAAAAGGTATGGCCAAAGTAATATCTGTTAATTCCACGgctttataatctgtgcaggaaagtttaataaGAGGGGCAAAttcacagaaataatgatctataacaaatgggccacagaactgcaaattaaatgtcAGAAGGTTCATAACCAAACTCAATATAAgggctaagccccaagaacaaagactcatatagaggcaaagcctgaaacccataatggaggcataatgaagtggggagcagatggccagatatcggtcataggccatggctgtgaggaggAAAAATTCTGAAACTGCTGAAACGCaatagaagtaaaactgtgtgatacaaccagtagcagatattgtgccgcctccattcagtaataaccacaagaaatttggagtaatactggtactgagcaaaacatcagccagagacagctgggagagaagggcgtacatgggagatctcagggctgagactgttattaccaatataattataagaagatttccaaataatgtcacaatataaatccagagaaatggaacaaagagaaactcattgattatctgagagttctgaaatcccaagagaaggaaagatatacctgatgtctgattcaccttatgcattgcctggaaccgtaCAACAGAGAAGTTAGAAGATATACTGTAATGCAGATAGAGTCCAACATTTCTGTTCTGTTTGAACCAAAGCTCCCAGCATTTCCTACTCATTTGCTGCCTTGTGTGAAATCTCAGAATGACCTTTTAGCATGATTTAGACATTGACCAAATATCAACGTTACATTTAGACATAATATGGATCTAGCTGTTAATGGATTTGTATTACGTTTTTCTTGCAATGAAAATTTACCTTTGTTGATTGTTCTTAATTATAAATAGAAGATCAAAAAATTTCAAATgaaagaatcctgtagggtgagcagtgccattgagcaaagagcagccataactctatactgcatggataagggaagccatttggcattacagagatggggtttttatacctttggaaaggaacataacagccattctgtaactatcccctgggccgtgtataacacagagaCTTTTTGAAAGGTCCCAGGAGGAAAAGGAGACATTTGTTACTAATAACAATTTCTTCCTAAAGCAAATGGCAGTAACAGATCTGAGAtctattttttctgtatattttataaacacTCCAAATATTTGGTGGTTTTAGGAAAGTACTTGATACTAAGAATTTACTACTAAGTTGCACTAAATGTTAAGGATGGCATTAACCATTTCTTTGCCAACAACATAGGTActacattgtttttaaaaaaagctgtTATATGCCAACAACATAGTACCTACATTATTAGTAGAAAAGAGAATCTCTTTGCACTGAGGGCAAAAGCCATTGTTGCATTGttgtttgctgcattttttttagcGTAGTtttgctgtttggtagtttgATGTAGAAGGAGGTCCTTACCCATGTtcgatttgtcagaatgtgtactttccaaaaatatatggttttctgggggtctctgtacagttagggggtcttacgtcACCCAATATGCAGTCAGGGggtttgtttgcagaagctgagttggcaggtgaaaaaacTCATATGCATCACTTTtatttggggtcagtacataaccacatacttggataaatctatgcatattggccatcaaactgttcagtagacctccgccattcatatttggggtgatttgtcattgtatgtaaaaaaaattgtgtgagataaaaatggcaaattgcaacatctTTAGGTGATTATCAGAAATGTCTTCAAACCCGCTAAGTTTAGGAAATCTTTtttgtttggtagtttggagcaaaGACATgtccttacccatgtttgatttgtcagaatgtgtactttccaaaaatatatgcttttcttggggtctctgtacagttagggggtcttacggcacataatatgcagtcagggGGGTTTGTTTGCAGAAGCcgagttggcaggtgaaaaaattcacatgcactacttttatttagggtctatacataattacatacttagataaatgtatgcatattggccattaaaatgttcagtggacctctggcattcaaatttagggtgatttgtcattgtatgtaaaaattgtgtgttaaaaatggcaacttgcaatatttttagtttattttcagaaatgtcatcaaaaccgctaagtttaggaaagctttattgTTTGGTTGTTTGGTGTAgatttgcaaaggggaagaagcacaccagtgtgttggcaatgcctttaaatcatttatttgcagaaataaacaaacagcacaagctttcgggggtgaccccttcttcaggtaatatacagtatatatagtaatcacctgaagaagggggtcACCCttgaaagcttgtgctgtttgtttatttctgcaaataaatgatttaaaggcattgccaacaCACTGGtatgcttcttcccctttgcaaagctacatggagaaaaggcttgggagcggccgtggaagttaagcaccctctgagaacatgtaagtggtgtgctgaagattgtTCTTTATGTTGTTTGGTGTAGAGACATgtccttacccatgtttgatttgttagaatgtgtactttccaaaaatatatggttttctgggggtctctgtacagttagggggtcttacggcacataatatacaGTCGGAGGATTTGTTGGTCAGAATATGAGTTGGCAAGTGAAAAAAATTCACATGCACTACTTTTATTTGTGATCTGTACATAACTACAGTTtaatggccaatatgcatagatttatctaaataaatctatgcatattgggcatcaaactgttcagtggacctctggcgttcatatttagcgggatttgtcattgtatgtaagaaattgtgtgagataaaaacggtaaattgcaacatttttaggcaattttcagtaaatttaggaaagctttgcggattggtacttttgtgtacatctttacccatgttggttttgtcagaatgtctgtttttccaaaaatatatggttttcaggaaTCACCCtaaatttttgcctcttttacccCCCATAAAACTACCTAATTGAAAAACACACAGGCAAATGTAAGCCATGAATTTaatgtgcacaaggtatattttggggtctgtaagtgccatgtactttgataaacctatgtatattggacatcaaacagttcagtagacccctggtgttcatatttagggtgttttatatggttacctagtGACCTGTGAGGGAAAAGATGGTGCAAAGTTGACGTTTcatcaaaatcaccaattttagaaaATCTTTACGGCTTCAtactttgcagtagaaagacatgggtacccattttagagggggattgtgtactttccaaaaatatatggttttctggggtgattgtactttttttctagctttaccccacacaaaataaatgtaaatgtgttggttttgctaaaaatagctaaaatgacagaaatgataggtcatatgggggtatgttcacattggggcccctacatgccacatacttagataaatctatgcacattgggcatcaaactgttcagtggacccctggagtaaataattaggatgttttatcttggtacctaatactatgtgggaaAAAAGATGCTGGAAATaaaagatttgaggtgatttttggaaatcttctcgaaaagctttgcggcttggtactttggggtagaaagacacgggtacccattttagattcagaggaatgtgtactttccaaaaatatatgtttttttggggTACATGTcgtttttgtggctttacccaccataaaatgcagtaaatgtgttgattttgcagtaacagAAATCATACAGCAAATGGgagtatttttattttagggcccctacatgccacatacttagataaacctgTGCATATTTGATATCAAACTTGTAAGGGGGTGGAAAAGGATATTTGTATATGATGTGTTATGGTTGCATATGTTTTCTTTaaatggccactaggtggcagtagaaTTTTGTTAAAacctattaaaaatgtataagtGTGGGGCAGAATGTATAAGAGGGGACCATACCCAGAATTAGTGGTCTTTATGGGGAGAACACAGGAAGAGACCAGCTGGAAGCAAGGAAGAATAGTATACAGGGTAAGGAGCGGTCAGAACAGAGCAGCTGATAGTTGAGCAGGCACTAGGAGTCAGGGATAGGTAGTAAGGACCGCCTATTGCCCCACCAAGGAGGGTAGAGGGAAATAGTTTtcccagtggatcatccacaaAATAGAGACCTGAGCAGATAGGGGTAGGCTAGACGGACGGCTTGGGCTTTGGGCTAGAGTCTGCCAGTAGAAAAGGCCTGGTGGAATAGTAAAGGGCAACCGCAGAGAGCGCTGGATTcctgagccaggtggggacaggagatcccatgGAGACTGGAGACAAATGTGACAGCCCAAAAGTAGCTACCCCTGGTATGGCTGACATCCTCTGGCCACTGTGGAATTGTACATTTTGTGGAGAAAACCCTGTTTGAAACATTGTGAATCTTTTCCTGTATGCTGTGACTCCCTTGTGATGTGGGATTAAAGTTATTTTGCATTACTGCAATACTGCCCCATCCTTTGTTGACAGAGGGAGACAGATGTTGGTCAGATCCTGGGATGAAACTGTCACAGATGTTCTCCTTATGTTGACTTGGACTGTCCTAGAAACAAAGCAGACTTATCTTGAGAAGGAGAGAGTTGAGGTAAATTGCACATCTCAAGTACAAATGCGACCCCTGTTGCAGCATGGCAAAGAAACCAGTATCAAGATACTTAACTGTGGGGGTTTCCAAGCTGAGCATGGATAGTTAAGTGGGACTACCTGGGGCCATTAGCTTCACTAATAAATATCTAAAATAGGGAGAGTATGAGACTGTCCATTGTCAGGCGTGGGCTCTCGCCTATGTTGGAGGCAGACTGCTGAATAACTCTATCTTTTGGGCTGAGACAGTAAAACGGGTGCCAGTGGCTCTTAGTCTTAAACAATAACTTCCAGGCTCAGCAGGAACGATGATCGAGCACCGTGAGTTGCCAGGAGAAGGATTATAAAGGCTGCTAATGACTAGACCAGCAACACATGCGCTAAACAAGATGGGTGGAGACTGAAGGGAAACAGGCAGAGATGCTGGATGCACATCGGGGCAACTGACCCAAGTCCTGGTCAAAAAGCCTCTTGAGGCTCAGTAGGTTAATGCAATCATAGTCTTTTATACTAAGAAACCACTTAGTTGTGAACTAGGAGACTACCAAGGCCTTTCTTGGTATCAGATTTAGAAAACATAAAAGTCTCAAACATAGTAATAGGGCGCAGTTTGTTTTGTGACAGGGAATTCAAAAAGTCCCTTAGTTGTAGATATTTGTGAAATTCAGAGTTTTCCAGAGAAAGTTCTTGCTTTAAAATTTCAAACCATTTCAGATGATCTGTTATGTCTTTTCCAGGAGATCCAGGAGAAACATGTAGGGGGCTTTGTTTTGTGAGTTTCCccttttggtttatttttcaaATCTTGAAATTATACGACACTATTTCATTTGTCTCTCTACAGCGAATAGATTTTGAGCAAACGCAGAAGATTAAtgaattttgtatttttgcacaaacaaacttgttatttaatttttttttctggctttgaaagtcgtataaactaaAATTCAATcactgttgtatttataaaatgtcactaaagacagtgagccgcacacgccgggactttgcaaaaaataaaaagtttatttgaaaaaaaaggtcctttttttcaaataaactttttgtatgtatgtatgtataactttatttataaagcgccacaagggacacagcgctgtacagtcttacagaatacaaaattacacacagggagggcaagtgatataataaataaatacaataaatacatatatatatataagtgccatgtggtatgagacacagtaggaaggaggtccctaagtggttgggtaacatacaggcacaaattggaaggtaagaggcaccaggtatgggcatttgcccttaagcgcaggactgggcaagataatgtcttagtgccccagaaggtacagtctgagctttttcttaaagagagtgggtgagtgttccctacggagggattcagggatatagagttccagagggaaggggcagcgatatagaaagggttaagccgagagagcgcagtgggtgtggatggtgtaaaaa contains:
- the LOC116409637 gene encoding olfactory receptor 10A7-like, which encodes MHKLSLADVLLSTSITPNFLWLLLNGGGTISATGCITQFYFYCVSAVSEFFLLTAMAYDRYLAICSPLHYASIMGFRLCLYMSLCSWGLALILSLVMNLLTFNLQFCGPFVIDHYFCEFAPLIKLSCTDYKAVELTDITLAIPFTLLPFCFIIYTYVAISLAILRISSTEGRHKAFSTCSSHLIVVCMYYGTVIIVYMVPSKGHNFNINKMLSLLYTVGTPCFNPIVYSLRNNEIKTALWKYIVT